A stretch of Geomonas oryzisoli DNA encodes these proteins:
- a CDS encoding holo-[acyl-carrier-protein] synthase, translated as MIYGTGVDIVEIARFEKFLKQGNDALFQRIFTQGEIAYCSAKKLSAQHYALRFAAKEAFLKALGTGLRDGISWQDMEVVNDALGKPTLRLTGRADALFREAGLCSCFLSLSHDAGCAVAMVVLER; from the coding sequence TTGATTTACGGTACCGGCGTTGACATAGTGGAGATAGCCCGCTTCGAGAAGTTCCTGAAACAGGGAAACGACGCCTTGTTCCAGCGCATCTTCACGCAGGGGGAGATAGCTTACTGCTCCGCCAAGAAGCTTTCCGCGCAGCACTATGCCTTACGTTTCGCCGCCAAAGAGGCCTTTTTGAAGGCTTTGGGAACGGGGCTGCGTGACGGCATTTCCTGGCAGGACATGGAAGTGGTGAACGACGCCCTGGGCAAGCCGACGCTGCGGCTTACCGGTCGGGCCGATGCGTTGTTCCGGGAGGCGGGGCTTTGCTCCTGTTTCCTGTCGCTTTCGCACGACGCCGGTTGCGCCGTGGCCATGGTGGTACTGGAGCGCTAG
- a CDS encoding NAD(P)H-hydrate dehydratase, which yields MKVVSGQVMQLMDRRAIGEFGVPGVELMERAGRGCADVIEEAFGEQDARRAVIVAGKGNNGGDGFVISRLLAERGWEAPVLLLAAPEAVGGDAAANLARLAPGTVRSVPQGLAGAEGLLQGATVIVDALLGTGMNSEVTGVYGEAIDMINAAGVPVVSVDIPSGVDAATGKVLGRAVRADITVTFALAKLGNVLYPGADLCGRLVVADIGMPDAVVAEAEGVEFVDLACAAGLFRPRSATAHKGSGGHCLIVAGSTGKTGAAAMAANSAQRAGAGLVTLAVPAALNPILEQKTTEAMTIPIGPEEAGYLRAGSLADILAAAAIRDVVALGPGIGTAPSTVYLVHSLLAALDKPLVLDADGLNAVALKPELLPARQDRVTVLTPHPGEMARLVGCSVPEVEADRIGCARAFATRYRVYLILKGARSIIAAPDGSIAVNGSGNPGMATGGMGDVLTGVVAAFLGQGYHPFAACQLGAFVHGHSADFLVEPMGTQGMSATDVQEMLPVALASLAASRTTATNHQQGE from the coding sequence ATGAAGGTCGTGAGCGGACAGGTCATGCAGCTTATGGATCGACGGGCCATCGGCGAGTTCGGCGTGCCGGGGGTGGAGCTCATGGAACGGGCCGGACGGGGCTGCGCCGACGTCATCGAGGAGGCCTTCGGTGAGCAGGACGCGCGGCGTGCCGTTATCGTGGCGGGCAAGGGGAACAACGGCGGCGACGGCTTCGTGATCTCGAGGCTCCTCGCGGAGCGTGGCTGGGAAGCCCCGGTGCTGCTTCTGGCCGCGCCAGAGGCGGTGGGCGGGGATGCGGCGGCGAACCTCGCGCGCCTGGCCCCCGGAACCGTCCGGAGCGTGCCGCAGGGGCTCGCCGGGGCGGAGGGTCTGCTTCAAGGCGCCACCGTGATCGTGGACGCCCTGCTTGGCACCGGCATGAACAGCGAGGTAACCGGGGTCTACGGCGAGGCTATCGATATGATCAACGCCGCCGGGGTGCCGGTGGTTTCCGTCGACATCCCCTCGGGCGTGGACGCCGCCACCGGAAAGGTGCTGGGGCGCGCGGTGCGCGCCGATATCACCGTCACCTTCGCGCTGGCGAAATTGGGCAACGTACTTTACCCGGGCGCCGACCTGTGCGGGCGGTTGGTCGTGGCCGACATCGGCATGCCGGACGCGGTGGTCGCCGAGGCGGAAGGGGTGGAATTCGTCGACCTCGCCTGCGCGGCCGGGCTCTTTCGCCCCCGGTCCGCCACCGCCCACAAGGGGAGCGGCGGCCACTGCCTCATCGTCGCCGGCAGCACCGGCAAGACCGGGGCCGCGGCTATGGCGGCCAACAGTGCGCAGCGCGCCGGGGCGGGCCTTGTGACCCTCGCCGTGCCTGCCGCGCTGAACCCGATACTGGAACAGAAGACGACCGAGGCGATGACCATACCGATCGGGCCGGAAGAGGCCGGGTACCTGAGGGCGGGTTCTCTCGCCGACATCCTCGCCGCCGCAGCTATCCGCGACGTGGTCGCGCTGGGACCGGGGATCGGCACCGCCCCCTCTACCGTCTACCTGGTGCATTCGCTCCTTGCCGCGCTCGACAAGCCGCTGGTCCTGGACGCCGACGGGCTGAACGCCGTGGCGCTCAAGCCCGAACTGCTGCCGGCCCGGCAGGACCGCGTCACCGTGCTCACTCCGCACCCGGGGGAGATGGCGCGCCTGGTGGGGTGTTCGGTGCCGGAGGTGGAGGCGGACCGCATCGGCTGCGCCCGCGCCTTCGCTACCAGGTACCGGGTATACCTGATCCTCAAAGGGGCGCGCAGCATCATCGCCGCGCCCGACGGAAGCATCGCCGTGAACGGCAGCGGCAATCCGGGCATGGCCACCGGCGGCATGGGCGACGTCCTGACCGGCGTGGTCGCCGCATTCCTGGGGCAGGGGTATCATCCTTTCGCCGCCTGCCAATTGGGCGCCTTTGTCCACGGCCATTCAGCCGACTTCCTTGTGGAGCCGATGGGCACCCAAGGGATGAGCGCCACCGACGTGCAGGAGATGCTCCCCGTGGCGCTGGCGAGCCTGGCCGCGTCCCGAACCACCGCAACGAACCATCAACAGGGAGAATGA
- a CDS encoding peptidase MA family metallohydrolase, whose protein sequence is MPDRRALLLALLLYAGTALAADPLTYGAKAQQLIAKGDFVQAIEELKAATSRFPYDQELKHQLAFTYSELAKRDLQAGRYAQAAENFRQSHELIPDSKELVLMHGIALYLNKDYAAARSELLQAGEGSEPLVYLGKISYDTGDLPGALELWRRAKELDPANKVLAGLIEKAERELPVESRMDKGYSSMFDLSFDAELPPGLSGQVLDALESAYNTVGSDLGRFPTTRIPVLLYTKKDYSSVTAGPDWSGGLYDGKIRLPVGGLTEVTPQLRAIIFHEFTHVLVAELTHGNVPTWFNEGLAEIEGRKLFAPKLPPLTGAADKHLLPLADLSRGFSGMGGAQAWMAYQQSFSMTSFMVQRYGWYAVQEILKHLGERADMNKAVSKALADYALDLDGVMREWRESLPAAGQGSEGQ, encoded by the coding sequence ATGCCTGACCGCCGCGCGCTGCTTCTCGCCCTGCTTCTGTACGCCGGCACCGCTCTCGCCGCCGATCCTCTCACCTATGGCGCCAAAGCGCAGCAACTGATCGCCAAGGGGGACTTCGTCCAGGCGATCGAGGAGCTGAAGGCGGCGACCTCACGCTTTCCCTACGACCAGGAGCTCAAGCACCAGCTGGCCTTCACCTACAGCGAGCTCGCCAAGCGCGACCTGCAGGCGGGACGTTACGCCCAGGCGGCGGAAAACTTCCGGCAGTCCCACGAACTCATCCCCGACAGCAAGGAACTGGTTCTCATGCACGGCATCGCCTTGTACCTCAACAAGGATTACGCCGCGGCGCGGAGTGAACTGCTCCAGGCAGGGGAGGGGAGCGAGCCTCTGGTCTACCTCGGCAAGATCAGCTACGACACCGGCGACCTTCCCGGCGCGCTGGAACTCTGGCGGCGGGCGAAGGAGCTGGATCCCGCCAACAAGGTGCTGGCCGGGTTGATCGAGAAGGCCGAGCGCGAGCTGCCCGTTGAATCGAGGATGGACAAGGGGTACAGCTCCATGTTCGACCTCAGTTTCGACGCCGAGCTCCCTCCCGGGCTTTCCGGCCAGGTGCTGGACGCACTGGAGAGCGCCTACAATACGGTCGGCTCAGATCTCGGGCGTTTTCCGACCACCCGGATCCCGGTGCTCCTCTACACCAAGAAGGATTACAGCAGCGTCACCGCCGGCCCGGACTGGTCCGGGGGGCTCTACGACGGCAAGATCCGCCTGCCGGTGGGAGGCCTCACCGAGGTCACGCCGCAGCTGCGCGCCATCATCTTCCATGAGTTCACCCACGTATTGGTGGCGGAGCTCACCCACGGCAACGTCCCCACCTGGTTCAACGAGGGGCTTGCCGAGATCGAGGGTCGCAAACTGTTCGCGCCCAAGCTCCCGCCGTTGACCGGTGCCGCGGATAAACACCTGTTGCCGCTGGCCGATCTCTCCCGTGGCTTCAGCGGTATGGGAGGTGCGCAGGCCTGGATGGCGTACCAGCAGAGCTTTTCGATGACCAGTTTCATGGTGCAGCGCTACGGCTGGTATGCCGTGCAAGAGATCCTGAAGCACTTGGGGGAGCGTGCGGACATGAACAAGGCCGTGTCAAAGGCGCTGGCTGATTACGCGCTGGACTTGGACGGCGTGATGCGCGAGTGGCGTGAATCACTGCCGGCAGCGGGGCAGGGCAGCGAAGGACAGTGA
- a CDS encoding exodeoxyribonuclease VII small subunit encodes MAVEKFETALKKLEDVVKKLEGGELSLEDSLKAFEEGVKYSAFCSKKLNEAERRVELLIKQRDGSLATRPFEEEE; translated from the coding sequence ATGGCCGTTGAGAAGTTCGAGACCGCACTGAAGAAGCTCGAGGACGTCGTGAAGAAGCTGGAAGGGGGGGAGCTTTCCCTGGAGGATTCCCTGAAGGCGTTCGAGGAGGGGGTGAAGTATTCCGCCTTCTGCTCGAAGAAGCTCAACGAGGCCGAGCGGCGGGTCGAACTGCTCATCAAGCAGCGCGACGGCAGCCTCGCCACCAGGCCCTTCGAAGAGGAGGAGTAG
- the dxs gene encoding 1-deoxy-D-xylulose-5-phosphate synthase has product MPSILDGITDPSQLKALSLRELETLAQELRTRIIETCSANGGHVAPSLGVVELTIALHRVFDSPKDKIVWDVGHQAYAHKLLTGRKDRFGTLRTQGGISGFPKRVESPHDCFDVGHSSTSISAGVGFAVGRDLKKARNKVLAVIGDGAMTGGLAFEGLNHAGELNKDLVVILNDNEMSISENVGALSNLLSRTITSEYVHRAKKDLEAFLEGVPMFGRSVLKIAKRAEESLKTLFTPGMLFEAFGFEYIGPIDGHDIPKLLETLENVKRFDDAVLIHVLTRKGKGYPPAEANPSLFHGVGPFDIKTGKVHKGKGGAASYTGVFGQTIKRLAQEDDRVVAITAAMPDGTGLTPFAKEFPERFFDVGIAEQHAVTFAAGLAAEGFKPVVALYSSFLQRGFDQLCHDVCLQDLPVVFAIDRAGVVGSDGPTHHGVFDLSYLRAVPGLTIMAPKDENELQHMLVTALSLDGPAALRYPRGNGLGVPMDQILTPLAVGKGERLRDGKDGAILAVGTMVESARQAAAALAEEGIEVAVMNARFVKPLDTELILELARTGLLITVEDNVVQGGFGTAILELLEEHDMTGVRVIRLGYPDSFVEQGEQADLKAAYGLDAAGIARSVREACQGRRASAPAKRLEQPAVPEQPHA; this is encoded by the coding sequence ATGCCTAGCATCCTTGACGGCATCACCGACCCGAGTCAACTGAAGGCGCTCTCGCTGCGCGAGCTGGAGACGCTCGCCCAGGAGCTGCGCACGCGCATCATCGAGACCTGCTCCGCCAACGGCGGCCACGTGGCCCCGAGCCTGGGTGTCGTCGAACTCACCATCGCGCTGCACCGGGTCTTTGATTCCCCCAAGGACAAGATCGTCTGGGATGTCGGGCACCAGGCCTATGCCCACAAGCTTTTGACCGGCAGGAAGGACCGCTTCGGCACCCTGCGCACCCAGGGGGGGATCAGCGGCTTCCCCAAGCGGGTCGAGTCGCCCCACGACTGTTTCGATGTCGGGCACTCCTCCACCTCCATCTCCGCCGGGGTCGGCTTCGCCGTGGGACGCGACCTGAAGAAGGCGCGCAACAAGGTGCTGGCGGTGATCGGCGACGGCGCCATGACCGGCGGCCTCGCCTTCGAGGGGCTTAACCACGCGGGCGAGCTGAACAAGGACCTGGTGGTGATCCTCAACGACAACGAGATGTCCATCTCCGAGAACGTCGGCGCCCTCTCGAACCTCCTCTCCCGGACCATCACCAGCGAGTACGTGCACCGCGCCAAGAAGGACCTGGAGGCGTTCCTGGAGGGGGTCCCCATGTTCGGCAGGTCGGTGCTGAAGATCGCCAAGCGGGCTGAGGAGTCGCTGAAGACCCTGTTCACGCCCGGAATGCTGTTCGAGGCCTTCGGCTTCGAGTACATCGGCCCCATCGACGGCCATGACATCCCGAAACTCCTGGAAACGCTGGAGAACGTGAAGCGCTTCGACGACGCGGTGCTGATCCACGTGCTGACCAGGAAAGGGAAGGGGTATCCCCCCGCCGAGGCCAACCCCTCGCTGTTCCACGGCGTCGGCCCGTTCGACATCAAGACCGGCAAGGTGCACAAGGGGAAGGGGGGCGCTGCCTCCTATACCGGCGTTTTCGGGCAGACCATCAAGCGGCTGGCGCAAGAGGACGACCGCGTCGTCGCCATAACCGCCGCCATGCCCGACGGCACCGGGCTCACCCCTTTCGCCAAGGAGTTCCCCGAGCGCTTCTTCGACGTGGGGATCGCGGAGCAGCACGCGGTCACCTTCGCGGCCGGGCTCGCCGCCGAAGGATTCAAGCCGGTGGTCGCCCTCTATTCCTCGTTCCTGCAGCGCGGCTTCGACCAGCTCTGCCACGACGTCTGCCTGCAGGATCTCCCTGTGGTGTTCGCCATCGACCGCGCCGGCGTGGTCGGCAGCGACGGCCCCACCCACCACGGCGTCTTCGACCTTTCCTACCTGCGCGCGGTCCCCGGCCTCACGATCATGGCCCCCAAGGACGAGAACGAGTTGCAGCACATGCTGGTGACCGCTCTCTCCCTGGACGGTCCGGCGGCGCTGCGCTACCCGCGCGGTAACGGCCTGGGCGTCCCGATGGACCAGATCCTCACCCCGCTCGCCGTGGGCAAAGGGGAGCGCTTGCGGGACGGCAAGGACGGCGCCATCCTCGCGGTCGGCACCATGGTCGAGTCGGCCCGGCAGGCAGCGGCGGCCCTCGCCGAAGAAGGGATCGAGGTCGCCGTCATGAACGCCCGCTTCGTGAAGCCGCTCGATACCGAACTCATCCTGGAGCTGGCACGGACCGGCCTTTTGATCACGGTGGAAGACAACGTGGTCCAGGGGGGCTTCGGCACCGCCATCCTGGAACTGCTCGAGGAGCACGATATGACCGGGGTGCGGGTGATCCGCCTGGGGTATCCGGACTCTTTCGTGGAGCAGGGGGAACAGGCCGATCTCAAGGCCGCCTACGGTCTCGACGCCGCCGGTATCGCCCGTTCCGTCCGCGAGGCCTGCCAAGGGCGCCGGGCCTCCGCGCCGGCCAAGCGGTTGGAACAGCCGGCCGTCCCGGAACAGCCGCATGCCTGA
- a CDS encoding polyprenyl synthetase family protein — MDLKEYLKQKCQLVDQALERYLPDAKELPASLHSAMRYSVFAGGKRVRPVLMLAACEAVGGSADAVMPAACAMEMIHTYSLIHDDLPAMDNDDFRRGNPTNHKVYGEATAILAGDALLTEAFILLSNGTGGDPAARLRVIQEIAVASGSRGMVGGQVVDMESEGRHDVDIATLSYIHTHKTGALIRASVRCGAILGGASEEQFKSLTRYADAIGLAFQIADDILDVEGTTEELGKDAGSDQARGKATYPALMGLEASKARAQELVQIALDALSSFDERAEPLRAIASYIVKRKS; from the coding sequence ATGGATCTTAAGGAATACCTGAAGCAGAAGTGCCAGCTGGTCGACCAGGCGCTGGAGCGCTACCTTCCCGATGCCAAGGAACTGCCGGCATCCCTGCACAGCGCCATGCGCTACTCGGTCTTCGCCGGTGGCAAACGCGTACGGCCGGTGCTCATGCTGGCGGCCTGCGAGGCGGTCGGCGGCTCCGCCGATGCGGTCATGCCCGCGGCTTGCGCCATGGAGATGATTCACACCTACTCCCTGATCCATGACGACCTTCCCGCCATGGATAACGACGACTTCCGCAGGGGCAACCCGACCAACCATAAAGTATATGGTGAGGCGACCGCCATCCTGGCCGGCGACGCCCTCCTTACCGAGGCCTTCATCCTGCTCTCCAACGGCACCGGCGGCGACCCCGCTGCACGGCTCAGGGTGATCCAGGAGATCGCCGTCGCTTCCGGTTCGCGCGGCATGGTGGGCGGTCAGGTGGTCGACATGGAAAGCGAGGGGCGTCACGACGTCGACATTGCCACGCTCTCCTACATCCACACCCACAAGACCGGCGCCCTGATCCGCGCCTCGGTGCGCTGTGGCGCCATCCTGGGGGGGGCGAGCGAGGAGCAGTTCAAGTCGCTGACCCGCTACGCCGACGCCATCGGCCTCGCCTTCCAGATCGCCGACGACATCCTCGACGTCGAGGGGACCACGGAGGAGCTGGGCAAGGACGCCGGCAGCGACCAGGCCAGAGGTAAGGCGACCTACCCGGCGCTGATGGGGCTGGAGGCCTCCAAGGCCCGGGCCCAGGAGCTGGTGCAGATCGCCCTCGACGCGCTCTCTTCGTTCGACGAGCGGGCCGAGCCGCTGCGCGCCATCGCCTCGTACATCGTGAAAAGGAAATCGTAA